The genomic interval CAATGCCGAAACCGAGTCGACTCATCCCGCTTCTCCCAATCGCCGATCGCACTGGCCACCGCCATCAGTACTTGCTGTGACAAATCCTGAGCGTCCGCGTACTGCAGCCCACGAGCCTGAGCGATTCGGACAATCACCGGCCGGTAGATCCGCGCAAACAGCTCCCACGCCTCCCGATTGGCGGGATCTTGGACCTGCACCAGCAGGCTATCGCGTGTTTCTGGAAATTCGCTCAAGAATATGGTCTCCTACAAGGACTAACACAGCCAGAGACACATTCTGTCAGAAATTCTTGAATCACGTGGCCCTAACCGAGTTACGCAATCCTCTAGCGGCCTTCGCTAATGACACAACAATTCACCCGTACACCTGGACGAAGATAACGATCATCCGGCCATGAATTCTTGGCGGCCTCTTTGATGAGAACTCGAAACATTCCTGCGTCGTCGGCACCGGGGGAAATGCTGAGGACTTCACCTCCAAAAAAGCCAACGGTTCCTACGGTTGGCCAGCCTTCAAACTCCAATCGAACACGGTCACCTTGCTGCACTCGCGTCACATCGTAGCCCGAGACCCATAGTTCGACCGCCGCTTTCCAAGTCTGCGGACCGATCGTGAACAGTTCGTCGCCCACTTTGACTGCCTTCCCCTGATCAAAAACGTTTAGTCGATTCAACGTCCCATCACGAGGTGCTTTAATCAATAATCTCTCAACTTGTGAAGCCTTGTGTCTGATCTCAAAAATTTCTTTTTCAAGGGCCTCGACTTGAGCCATTGCATCCTGCTGCATGGCCTTGTCGTCGTTCAATTCCGCTTTCGTCTTCTCAGTTGCCAGTTTCTTCTCGAGTTGCTCAGCCTGGGCCGTCAATTGGGCAACCAAATCGGCATCATTGCGGTCGATTTCCATTAGGGTTTCATCACGCTTTACTGTGCCGCCCGCCACGAAGGTTTCGCTTGTTCGATGTACGAATCCGTCGACTGGTGAATTTACGGTTTGCAGTCGATCCTTTGGATTGAGCGGCACTACCTTGCCCAGCCCCCGAACCAACGCCACATTGCTACCTTGCGCGTAGAACAACACTGCGGCGAGGACCGCGACAAGAGCCGGGGCTTCAGTAGCCGTCAACCCGAAGCGGCGACGAGCGACGCCTTTGGGTTGTCTAAGGGTCGATTTCGATCGCCGGTATAAAACTCCCGCCATGATCGACAGGCACAGCGTGGCGAGTAAGTAGGCCGCGACGCGATTGCGATTAAGATCAGAAAATCCTGGATCAAAGGTCCATGCTTCAAAAGAAATCAGTGCAACGAGAATACAAGCGATGGCAAAGAAAATCCTCGCCATCACCAACCGCCAGTCCCATCCGGCATCGCCTACTCTCGATTCTATTCCGCCTGAGCCGGACATGTTCCCACCACTTGTCGGTTCTTGTCCTTGCGAGATTTCTTCAACCGGTTTCCAAGTTTGCAGGAACGACTCTAGAGCATGTGCAACTTCCTTCGGCGTGAGATACCGCTCATTGGGATCCTTCGCCATCATCCTCGACGCGATAGCCGCAAGGTCCTTCGGCACGTCGTTGCGCAATGCATCCAACGGAGCCGGTTCGACCTGTGCAAGACTCTTGAGCTTGTCCTTGACGCTGCCATCGCCAAACGGCACTCCACCGGACAGCAGGTAATAGAGAGTTGCTCCGAGGCTGTAGATGTCGCTGCGAATGTCGACTTGCCGAGCATCATTGGCTTGCTCGGGCGAGATGAAATCTGGAGTCCCCATGATGACGCCCGCTAGCGTTAAGTCCGAGCGAGCTTTAGCAGCACCTGCGGTTGGGGCGGCTTCGGGCGTCAGGGATGCGAGTCCGAAATCGAGGATCTTGGTCGTCCCATCCGCAGTCACCATCAGGTTGTGTGGCTTGATATCGCGATGCACCATGCCACACTCATGAGCGTGCTGCAGTCCCGTCGCGGCCTGTCGCATGTAGTCGCATGCCTCCGCGATCGGCAAGGCTCCTCGCTGTTTCACAATGTGTGACAAGTCAACTCCATTGACGTATTCCATCACCAAGAAGTGAAACTCGCCGGCTTGATCGGCGTCATGCGATGTAACGACATTGGGGTGCGCGAGCTGCGCCGCGGTCTTCACTTCGCGGTGGAATCGATTCACCACCTCGGGCATTTGAAACAGTTCGCGGTTGATCACCTTCAACGCCACTTTGCGTTCCATCTTGCGGTGAATTGCCTCATAGACATCCCCCATGCCACCTTTGCCAATCAGTCGGACGATCTCGTACCGAGGATGATCGGCCAGTTCAGGGGGAATGTCTCCGCGAAACGAAGACGGCGTCGTTTCGCGGCTGTCGTGCTCCAGGGTCGGATCGACCGGTAGCTGCCGAGCTTCCTTCAGTAGGCCGACAAACGTGTCGTCGGATGACAGACTGAGGATCGTATCGCAGCACGGCTCACATACGCTGATGTGACTCTCGATCGTACTTGCTTCATCCGGGCGAAGTTGCCCCAGGTTGTAAGCACTTAGTTGCGCACGACTGGGATGGGCGTTGTTTTCGGTCATGGCAGTACTCGTTAAGCAAGTCGTCGTATTCACTCAGGGGCAAGCCGGAACCTCACCCCGCTCAATACGAAGACCCGATCACGACAGAGCATTTCAGCTATTGGCAAAAATAACCCGAAGAAGATTCGATCAACCCCTCAGCCTCTTGGCGTAACCTGTTCAGGACACGGCACTTCGCGATGATGACGGCATTCCGAGAAATTCCCATTTCCTGAGCGACGTCGTCCGCCTTCGCCCCTTCTAATGCGACGCGGCAGAACGCCAGCCAGGTAGTCGGCTCGAAGTGCGGATCAGCAAGCGACAGCAGTTGGCGAAGCACATATTGGTCGTGTTCGCGATTCCAGATCCGACTCAATTCGCTGGCCGGGTCGTCTAATTGTGCCAATCGCGCTTCGATAGCCGAGTCGTCTGATGCCTGTGGACGGCGGTCCCTTGCTCGCCAAAATTTCCGCAATCGATTGATCAAAATCGCCTTCAGCCATCCACGAAAAGCCCCCGGTTGCCCATGATGCTCGAACGTGCCGAGATCCTTCGATACGGCTAACAAGACTTCTTGAACCAGGTCGTGCGCATCGCTGTCTTGAACGTCGTACCTTCGCAACCATAGGTGAATCAAAGGCGTGTAGAGCCCCGCCAGCCAATTCCAATCCTCGTTTTGAGGGGAATCACGCAGACGTTCGAGAAGACTAAGCGAGGTTTCGTGCATATTGAAGTGGACCTTTCGCACGGCATTGTCCACTGTCAGCAGCATCGCGCCAATTCAGCTTGCTTTCCCCACTATGACTTGAGTGCAATCTATCTGAGGACTCTTGAAATCTTCAATCGCTGCAGATTGAGAATCTGCGAAAATGCACGAATTTGCTCGGGGCCAGCCGGAGCGTCCTTCGCCAAAGACGCCGCCTTCCCGACATCACCCGCAAGTGCCGCTGCGACGTAGGCTTCGACATCCGAGCGGGCGTTGCGATGATCGATGGCTGGCGACTCGGCTTTCATCGACGGTGCTCAGCTTAGTTTTTAGCCGGGCTGCGCCTTCCTCCCGATTTCAGTTTGATTTATGAGCCTCGAACAGAGGCACAACTAGCCAAAAGAAATTGTCAGAGCCGTGTTGATGGAGAACTAAACCACTACCCGAATCGTCCAGTGAAAGTGAGCCAACCACCGAAGTTCGCGAACCGTCCGTGCCAGACATATCCAAACGTACCTGCAACATCCCGCACTCAGAGTCTTGTTGAGCAAGATGCCGTGCCATGATTGTCACCGGTATCCGACTGTGTTTCGGGGTGTAAGTGTAGGGTTTGCCCGCTGTAAGCTGCACGTCATTGCCGACCGTTTGCAGGAACGTCGATTGCCATGAGCGAACGTTGGCAACTTCCTCAGAACTGAGCGTTTTCGCATTTCCAAACCAGCGTTCGAATTGCTCCTGGTGTTTCTCTGCCATCCATTCTGAAGAGACGCCGATGACGGAGAGGCGAATCGGTTTCTTAGCGGATGGAGCCCGCAACTGCAGAAACTGGCTGATCTTGTCGTGAGCACTCGCGTTATGATCAATCACGAGAGCCATCGACGACGGATCGAAATCAATCAAGTTGCACGGTCCGAAACTCTTCTCGATTTGCTTGACCAATAAATCGGCCTCGGCCGCGATTTTCGCCTTGACCATTTCCGATGCAGGCGACTCAGCGTTGATCGTCGGGATATCGACAAACAGCGAATCGGAAATTGCATCTCCAATCGGATAGACTTGCATGGTGTCGATGAACGGCGACTTGAGTTTCAGCACGATCAAATCCGTTCCAGGTTCTTCGCCTGTTCCAATTTGCGTTGGGCGTTCCGCTGACGGATTCCCATCGGCATCACGCAGCGAAAATATTCTCAGTTGCGGCAACTGCTCTTCGGCTCCAGGTGAATTGCCTAGCTCTTGATATGACTGATAGCGTCCGGAAGTATCCAGCAACGCAAGCACCGGCTGCGGTCGTTTCGGGTCTTGAGAGCGAAACGTCAACCAGTGCGGTGATTTGGACATGTCGAGTTCGAACTCGAAAACCTTGTCGGCTCCAGCAGTCTTGCCCGTTCGTTTCCAGATCATCTGATTTCCCCGGAATTCGATTTCCCCAGGCGCCTTGTCTGCTGGGACGACCTCGCCGCTAGAAACGATCTTTTCGACAGTCCAAACTCCGAACAGCGGCTGGGAATGTTCTATATGAACCTCGTTGACTACCTCCGCCGGGAATACTTGTTTTGTCACCACATCCTCGGCCTGCGTGGCAGTCGCTGGTACGTCGTCTTGCGGCGTCTTTTCCGGCGGCTGCATCAGCAGCATTGATAGAACGAATGAGCTGACGACTGCGAGCATGGCGTAGACTCCAAATTTGCGAAGACGAATCGTGGACAAGCGGGACCCTGGTTTTTCAAGAAGACCTTCAGGCAAACGTGCGGTTGAAGGCTGTTGCACATGAGCCAAGCAGTCCTCGAGCAGCTCGGCGACTTCCATTGCCGATGCGAACCGATCGTCTGCTTTCTTCGCCATGAGCTTGCTGATGATCGAACAAAGCCAGTCAGGAATAGTTGGATTGATTTCACGAATCGGTCGCGGCTCGACATCCGTGATGCGACGAAGAACACCGAGGCTTGTCTCGGCACGAAACGGCGGGCGGCCGGTACACATCGTGTAGAGCACACTGCCGAGACTAAACAAGTCGCTGCGGGCATCGACTTGTTCGCCCGCTGCTTGCTCCGGCGACATGTATTGCGGAGTACCCGGATGGAATCCGGTTCTCGTTAAACTGGCGTCATCGGCAGCGCGAGCCAGGCCGAAGTCGGTGATCAATGCCCGTTCGACTCCTTGCTCCATCAGTATGTTCGATGGCTTGATGTCGCGATGAACCAGACCTTGTTGATGAGCGGCGGAGAGCCCAGAGGCTACTTGCATTCCGATCCGTAAAATCTCGCACAATTCCAACCCGCCCTCGCGATCGATTCTCCCTTGCAACGATTCTCCCGCGATGTAGTGCATCACCAAAAACGGTGTCTCGCGGTCGGTCTCGACGTTGTAAATTGGCACGACGTGTTCGTGAACGACTGCCGCCGCAGCGCGGGCTTCACGTGCAAAACGTTTACGAGCCGGACCACTGCTGGAAAGATACGGAGCCAGAATCTTGATCGCGACAGGGCGGTTCAGTTCCGAATCATGCGCCTTGAAGACAATTCCCATGCCACCCGAGCCAATCAGTCGTTCGACATCGTAGCGGCCTAGGCGACCAAGCAACTCGGGATGAGACGCCGGCGAAAGCAACTGGCTGGCCATCGACTCGGTCCAGGCCACTGGCCCTTCGTTTCGCAGAGAATAATCCCACTTGGCTGAGCCGACTCGGTTTTCTGGACAGGGATCGTCGTTCAAGATAGCCTGACGTGCTTTGCTCCAATCTTGCGCACCGGCCGCCAGTTCATCAAAGCGCTTCTGACATCGCGGGCATTGCTCGATGTGCTCGACCACATCCTTGTGCTCCGCAGCATCCTCGCCATCACGCAACACGGCGATGAGTTCGTCATCGTCACAAAGCTGTTGATCTGGCTGATGGTGAATCATCGTTTGTCCTCAAACTGTTTGACAAGTTCTTGAATGCGGTTCATCACTCGACCTCGAGCGACGTAGACGGTCCCGGTTCGCATGTTCAATTGTTTCGCAGCCATGTCGACCGACAGACCTTCGACATGAGTCAGGCAAAAGGACTGCCAAGTTGAGTCCGACACCGAGTCGCGAACCTGAGCAGCGGCCCATTGAAAAACGGCTTGTTCATATTCGAGGTCGAATTGGGAGGAGAGATCGCGGCGCGGGTCTGGGACTTCGGCCAACAGTCGCTCGGCCTCAAGTCCATCCTTACCGATGGGGCGAGTGGCTCGCCGCGTTAGCATGTCTATCGCTTCATTGCGAGCAATCTTGAGCAACCAGGCTCGAAAGCTGCCTCGGTCCTCGCGCTGCAGCCATCGCGGTAGGGCACGAGAAATGGCGAGCAGAACCTCTTGGATCAAGTTCTCAGCATCGGCGTTCTGAAACCCATGTCGGCACGCGACACGGAAAATGACAGGTGCATAGATGGAGACGAAGTCATTCCATGCCGCCACATCTTCGGCATGTTTCAAGCGTAGAATTAAGCTAGCTCGAGTTTCTGCTGGACTGGACTGCATCTGTCTTTCCGACTGGCTGAAGTGAATTGTCTACCCAGTAGACTCAGCCACAGACGGAAATTACACAGTCTCGCAGAAAGTTTTCTGAAATCCGCTCCCCCCTATTCGAAAGGTAGAAAGGGACATGGGATTTCCGAACGCGTAAAGAACGTACCCGCAAACCCGCGTCGAATGACTTTCGTCTATTTTGGCATCTCAGAAACAAACGGGGCAAGCGTTTCCTCAAGTGAACGACCGGTTTCCAGAGTGATGACTCGTAGTTCACCACGTGAGAAACGAAACTTGTTGGGACCTGAAGGTGATTGGCCTACGAAAACGTCTGTCGCTTGATGGGGGAACCAAATGCCAGGAGCAATTTCGCGATAGTCACTATACCGAGTCAATTCGATTGGACGGGCCATTTCATCGAAATAGAGCGAACCATAGAGGCCAGCCAATCGTTGGAATGTCGCTTGGTCAGCACGCTTACCAAACTCATGGAACGCATCGAGCGTTTCAAATTTTCTGCCGCATAGCTTTTCGACTTCTGGGGTCTCGTGAAACGGAGTAGACGCAGCCCCGTGCATGACATAGTTCAGCATTTGCAGCAATCGTCCTGATTTCTGGTCGAACCACAATTTGCAGCGACGAGGTTTGGACATAACGACCCAACACTCGGTTCCGTCGACGGTCTCTTCACCGATGGTCTGATACTCGGCAAACTCAATCGGAACGAGCGCGAACTTGTTGTTCCCATCGCTATTACCCCATTGGAATTCCAGCCTAGCCGACCGCAGATGGAAAAAGGCGCGGGCATCCACCATTTTCCAAACGGTTGAAAGATCACGCTTCGTAAATCGAGGAGCATCTTTGTTGGTCTTTTGTCGCTGCCAAATCGAATCTTTGTGGCTGAAGTAGTGATTCACGATTCGGGTATTGCCGTTAGCACCATCCAAATTCGGTTTATCATATCCGAAAAGGAATTTCTCTTCGTCCCAGGCTGTGATCATTGTGGACGATGGCGTATCGGGCTTCAAACGCTCGGTCATTGCCTTTTCAAGATTAGCCTCGGACCTATCTACCTCATCGCTCATTTCATCAAGCCATCCAGATGCGTAGTTGGCGTAAAGGTATAAATGCGGCAGCTTTGCGATCTCTTGGGCTTGCTGCTCATTTCGCTTTGCCGATGCAATCCCTTTCGTTTGATCGGACTCTGTCGCTTCGGCGCGGTTGGTAGCGTTCTGACCTTCATTTTCTGGCGGTTCTGGTGCTTGCCATAACAACATGCCCAGTAACGTCATTCCAAAAACCCCAAGCATAGTCATTACTCCTGCACGTGTTACAGTAAAAACAGTACGGCCGGTAGCGGCATGATGTACGAGTGACGCTGGCAGAGGCTCGGACGTCGGCTGTTGCACATGGGCTAAACAGTCTTCGAGCAGCTTGGCGACGTCCTGCGCCGATGCAAATCGATCATTTGCTTGTTTCGCCATCAGTTTGCTAATAATCGCGCACAGCCACCCGGGCACGTCCGGATTAATCTCGCGAATGGGGCGAGGTTCTTTGTCCGTAATCAAACGCAGGACGCTGTAGCTGGATTCGGCTCGGAAGGGAACGTGGCCGGTACACATGGCGTACATCACGCTGCCGAGACTGAACAGGTCACTGCGATGGTCGACGGTTTCGGCGCGGGCTTGCTCAGGCGACATGTACTGCGGTGTACCAGCGAGTGTGCCGCTGCGTGTGAGACTGGCGTCATCGACGGCTCGAGCTAAACCAAAATCCATCAACTGCACGCGTTCGACGTTCTGATCGAGAAAGA from Stieleria varia carries:
- a CDS encoding serine/threonine-protein kinase; the encoded protein is MKSATGCLQTSDIEAMLAGTVPASQNELWEEHFSTCESCRRAMANQIGDQQWWHEAEQSLQHVGESLRDSQDLNELVPRNAEQSIERDSGHRLGETELRESDQRESIEDLIKLLGPTDDPQMLGRIGSYEVLGVLGRGGMGIVFKAFDAPLNRFVAIKMLLPHLAASGAARQRFAREGQAVAAVVDDHVMAIHCVDEWQGVPYLVMTYSRGVSLQKRLSDKGPLEVREILRVGMQAAKGLAAAHAQGIVHRDIKPANIFLDQNVERVQLMDFGLARAVDDASLTRSGTLAGTPQYMSPEQARAETVDHRSDLFSLGSVMYAMCTGHVPFRAESSYSVLRLITDKEPRPIREINPDVPGWLCAIISKLMAKQANDRFASAQDVAKLLEDCLAHVQQPTSEPLPASLVHHAATGRTVFTVTRAGVMTMLGVFGMTLLGMLLWQAPEPPENEGQNATNRAEATESDQTKGIASAKRNEQQAQEIAKLPHLYLYANYASGWLDEMSDEVDRSEANLEKAMTERLKPDTPSSTMITAWDEEKFLFGYDKPNLDGANGNTRIVNHYFSHKDSIWQRQKTNKDAPRFTKRDLSTVWKMVDARAFFHLRSARLEFQWGNSDGNNKFALVPIEFAEYQTIGEETVDGTECWVVMSKPRRCKLWFDQKSGRLLQMLNYVMHGAASTPFHETPEVEKLCGRKFETLDAFHEFGKRADQATFQRLAGLYGSLYFDEMARPIELTRYSDYREIAPGIWFPHQATDVFVGQSPSGPNKFRFSRGELRVITLETGRSLEETLAPFVSEMPK
- a CDS encoding serine/threonine-protein kinase, which gives rise to MIHHQPDQQLCDDDELIAVLRDGEDAAEHKDVVEHIEQCPRCQKRFDELAAGAQDWSKARQAILNDDPCPENRVGSAKWDYSLRNEGPVAWTESMASQLLSPASHPELLGRLGRYDVERLIGSGGMGIVFKAHDSELNRPVAIKILAPYLSSSGPARKRFAREARAAAAVVHEHVVPIYNVETDRETPFLVMHYIAGESLQGRIDREGGLELCEILRIGMQVASGLSAAHQQGLVHRDIKPSNILMEQGVERALITDFGLARAADDASLTRTGFHPGTPQYMSPEQAAGEQVDARSDLFSLGSVLYTMCTGRPPFRAETSLGVLRRITDVEPRPIREINPTIPDWLCSIISKLMAKKADDRFASAMEVAELLEDCLAHVQQPSTARLPEGLLEKPGSRLSTIRLRKFGVYAMLAVVSSFVLSMLLMQPPEKTPQDDVPATATQAEDVVTKQVFPAEVVNEVHIEHSQPLFGVWTVEKIVSSGEVVPADKAPGEIEFRGNQMIWKRTGKTAGADKVFEFELDMSKSPHWLTFRSQDPKRPQPVLALLDTSGRYQSYQELGNSPGAEEQLPQLRIFSLRDADGNPSAERPTQIGTGEEPGTDLIVLKLKSPFIDTMQVYPIGDAISDSLFVDIPTINAESPASEMVKAKIAAEADLLVKQIEKSFGPCNLIDFDPSSMALVIDHNASAHDKISQFLQLRAPSAKKPIRLSVIGVSSEWMAEKHQEQFERWFGNAKTLSSEEVANVRSWQSTFLQTVGNDVQLTAGKPYTYTPKHSRIPVTIMARHLAQQDSECGMLQVRLDMSGTDGSRTSVVGSLSLDDSGSGLVLHQHGSDNFFWLVVPLFEAHKSN
- a CDS encoding protein kinase domain-containing protein, with protein sequence MTENNAHPSRAQLSAYNLGQLRPDEASTIESHISVCEPCCDTILSLSSDDTFVGLLKEARQLPVDPTLEHDSRETTPSSFRGDIPPELADHPRYEIVRLIGKGGMGDVYEAIHRKMERKVALKVINRELFQMPEVVNRFHREVKTAAQLAHPNVVTSHDADQAGEFHFLVMEYVNGVDLSHIVKQRGALPIAEACDYMRQAATGLQHAHECGMVHRDIKPHNLMVTADGTTKILDFGLASLTPEAAPTAGAAKARSDLTLAGVIMGTPDFISPEQANDARQVDIRSDIYSLGATLYYLLSGGVPFGDGSVKDKLKSLAQVEPAPLDALRNDVPKDLAAIASRMMAKDPNERYLTPKEVAHALESFLQTWKPVEEISQGQEPTSGGNMSGSGGIESRVGDAGWDWRLVMARIFFAIACILVALISFEAWTFDPGFSDLNRNRVAAYLLATLCLSIMAGVLYRRSKSTLRQPKGVARRRFGLTATEAPALVAVLAAVLFYAQGSNVALVRGLGKVVPLNPKDRLQTVNSPVDGFVHRTSETFVAGGTVKRDETLMEIDRNDADLVAQLTAQAEQLEKKLATEKTKAELNDDKAMQQDAMAQVEALEKEIFEIRHKASQVERLLIKAPRDGTLNRLNVFDQGKAVKVGDELFTIGPQTWKAAVELWVSGYDVTRVQQGDRVRLEFEGWPTVGTVGFFGGEVLSISPGADDAGMFRVLIKEAAKNSWPDDRYLRPGVRVNCCVISEGR
- a CDS encoding RNA polymerase sigma factor, with product MKHAEDVAAWNDFVSIYAPVIFRVACRHGFQNADAENLIQEVLLAISRALPRWLQREDRGSFRAWLLKIARNEAIDMLTRRATRPIGKDGLEAERLLAEVPDPRRDLSSQFDLEYEQAVFQWAAAQVRDSVSDSTWQSFCLTHVEGLSVDMAAKQLNMRTGTVYVARGRVMNRIQELVKQFEDKR
- a CDS encoding RNA polymerase sigma factor — protein: MLLTVDNAVRKVHFNMHETSLSLLERLRDSPQNEDWNWLAGLYTPLIHLWLRRYDVQDSDAHDLVQEVLLAVSKDLGTFEHHGQPGAFRGWLKAILINRLRKFWRARDRRPQASDDSAIEARLAQLDDPASELSRIWNREHDQYVLRQLLSLADPHFEPTTWLAFCRVALEGAKADDVAQEMGISRNAVIIAKCRVLNRLRQEAEGLIESSSGYFCQ